The nucleotide sequence CCTACAGGATAAAATACAATACCTATAGGCCGCATGAGGCGCTGGGATATGATATCCCGGCTAATTATTATAAACTTGAAAATCTGGTGGGACTAACTTTAAACTCGAAATAGTTGTTCCGAAAAAGTCGAGCAGGACATTAGTAATAGTATCATCTTTAATGATGTTAGGTTCGACTTGTAACAAAGGGATTACAAACCCCTTAGAACCAGACCCGTATGCACAAATTGAGGTTTACTCAACTAAAACTGGAATAACGTTTAATTCATTGCATAATTTTGGGGAGGTCTTGGTAGGAACAGAAGTATTTCATCAGTTTGGGATTGTGAATAAGGGGTGGGGAGGAGTAGACTTGAAATACATCCTATGGCTTGACGCTACTTCACCTTCTTCTGCCCCATTTTCTTTAAGTGCACAGGACAATACAAAACCTTGTTCGTCCAGCACAATAGTGTCTGCTTCACCACTCACACCAATTACACTCAAACCAAGTACACTCAAAGAAATCTGCTTCTTTAATGTAGTATATAAACCTAATCATGAAGGAACTCACATGGCTAGAATAACTATCTTTTCCAATGATCCTAATCACCAAGAAGAATATATATGGGTGAAGGGATATGGATATTATAAAGATAAAGGAGAGCCTATAAAAAATGTTCCCTGGCCTGAACCTGCACCGTAAGCCTCCCCATTAGGTAGACAAGAAAAACATAGGGACGCTTCCCGTATTATTTTTTTGTGGTGATGTAAGAAAAATAACAAAAGGGAGAGAACAAAAAAGGTTGTTCTATTAAATCCCCCAATACTTACAAGAGCGAAAAGTGATGAGGACTGGCAGGAATTACCAGATTGTTTTCAGATAAGGAAAATTCCGAAGAGTTTCATCCTTGGTGATTATAGGAAGATTAAGAAATCTTGCAGTTGATGCGATTATCTTGTCATGCAGTTCAGGAATATCTTTCAGTTCAATCATCTCTTTGAGAACGGGATAATCAAGCGGGATTATAACTAAGTTTTCGCTCTCATTTATTTTTCTGAACAGCTTTCTAAAATCGAAAGAAACGCGCTTTTTGTCAAAAATGCTTAAAGCTTCTGCTATGACAATTGAGGGGATAAAGATGACATTTTCTCCGAGTTCGCATTTTTCAAAAATATCAGATGCGTTTGAGCTTATTTTAGGGCTGTCTATGAACCACCAGAGAAGAGGATGAGTGTCTGTGACAAAGTTCACAGGAGTTTTAAATCCCTATTTTACTGTAAAGGGATTTCTTTGCAGCGGAAATGTCCTTATCCGTAA is from Nitrospirota bacterium and encodes:
- a CDS encoding PIN domain-containing protein produces the protein MNFVTDTHPLLWWFIDSPKISSNASDIFEKCELGENVIFIPSIVIAEALSIFDKKRVSFDFRKLFRKINESENLVIIPLDYPVLKEMIELKDIPELHDKIIASTARFLNLPIITKDETLRNFPYLKTIW